The following are encoded together in the Candidatus Methylomirabilota bacterium genome:
- a CDS encoding citrate/2-methylcitrate synthase encodes MAEGTQLIRGLEGVVAAETQLCDLDGANGRLAYRGYDIDDLARKTTFEEVAYLLWMGELPNKSQLDRFMAELAAARPIPGDLVKAFALMPKQTDPMRVLQASVAILGMHDPDTTDNSHAANLRKAVRLTSQFATAICAHHRVRSGQEPVPPSKDLSLAANFLYMLTGKKPSDVTTKAFDASLVLYAEHELNASTFTTRVIAATLSDMHSAVAGGVGALKGTLHGGAGEAVMNTLLEIGKLDNVDGFVDKAFAAKRRFMGMGHRVYTAGDPRAAILKGMAEAACRETGQAQWYDLAVKLHTKVSATKKLIPNVDFYSAPLFYSIGIPVDLFTPVIATSRIAGWTANLLEQYDDNRLIRPRADYKGPGRKPFVPVEKR; translated from the coding sequence ATGGCTGAAGGCACCCAGCTGATCCGCGGCCTCGAAGGCGTCGTCGCGGCCGAGACACAGCTCTGCGATCTCGACGGCGCGAACGGCCGCCTCGCCTATCGCGGTTACGACATCGACGACCTCGCGCGCAAGACGACCTTCGAGGAGGTCGCGTATCTCCTCTGGATGGGCGAGCTGCCGAACAAGAGCCAGCTCGACCGCTTCATGGCCGAGCTGGCGGCCGCGCGGCCCATCCCCGGCGATCTGGTCAAGGCCTTCGCGCTCATGCCGAAGCAGACGGATCCCATGCGAGTGCTCCAGGCGTCCGTCGCGATCCTCGGCATGCACGACCCCGACACGACGGACAACTCTCATGCCGCGAACCTTCGCAAAGCCGTGCGCCTGACCAGCCAGTTCGCCACGGCCATCTGCGCCCATCACCGTGTCCGGAGCGGACAGGAGCCCGTTCCGCCGTCGAAGGACCTCTCGCTCGCGGCTAACTTCCTCTACATGCTGACGGGCAAGAAGCCGAGCGACGTCACCACCAAGGCCTTCGACGCGAGCCTCGTCCTCTATGCCGAGCACGAGCTGAATGCCTCGACCTTCACGACGCGCGTGATCGCGGCGACCTTGTCCGACATGCATTCCGCCGTGGCGGGAGGCGTCGGCGCCCTAAAGGGCACGCTCCACGGCGGCGCGGGCGAGGCCGTCATGAACACGTTGCTCGAGATCGGCAAGCTCGATAACGTGGACGGCTTCGTGGACAAGGCATTCGCCGCGAAACGCCGGTTCATGGGCATGGGCCACCGCGTCTACACGGCGGGCGACCCGCGGGCGGCGATCCTGAAGGGCATGGCCGAGGCCGCCTGCCGGGAGACTGGGCAGGCGCAGTGGTACGACCTCGCGGTGAAGCTGCACACGAAGGTCAGCGCGACCAAGAAGCTCATCCCCAACGTGGACTTCTACTCGGCGCCGCTCTTCTACTCGATCGGCATTCCCGTGGACCTCTTCACGCCGGTCATCGCGACATCCCGCATCGCGGGCTGGACGGCCAACCTCCTCGAGCAGTACGACGACAACCGGCTGATCCGCCCCCGCGCCGACTACAAGGGCCCGGGCCGCAAACCCTTCGTTCCCGTGGAGAAGCGGTAG